A portion of the Trichoplusia ni isolate ovarian cell line Hi5 chromosome 12, tn1, whole genome shotgun sequence genome contains these proteins:
- the LOC113499277 gene encoding pollen-specific leucine-rich repeat extensin-like protein 1 isoform X2 codes for MAQNGYGPAAGHIGRIPNYGKTQVNPMGAYEPPACIQNAMMTKDKKPFTYTPGGLDLSQIRTPSMARRLARQRSQEEHEQNYAQQPTNGGFHPQGGPAPPPPPPPPPKMPVPPPPPPIVIQVPNSKSPKPIVPGERPEIVIPENPIGMLRKTNSPYHWETEKAELQKLGNTPRYVDKVPSPLTVKMPPSTFTQQQPQSYNSPPSHNNFQRSPYGNQNKPESPIYRPEPQYSHQHSSSPQGSPPTREILQRQDSQFNKSPQPYAGQPINSGSPYSPSPNNNWRQPEKRDSPANSPHSASSNRSQFSPNVQQFSPNNQQYSPNNQQYSPNFQNQTPPTNSSPAFHTLPRVGQRNADVQNNNVTYNNTKPSPPAETNAAPWRTATLNRHPREQDSQQPIYNNTNSNQEQQIPPWKSNQATNNESAYVPPWKQENKAQQQYVPPWVNTQDANNNKVQENHAPWRTQEAPASPPKSNQQQEQPRYQSTMSIPVTPRKQNFQQEYNNTPQKEAVYVNEEPVYFCPESPKSIPPWVKTQKEKTKTPPPAWVQRPLEGRKSLSRELNTPPRDSNQEPEWVKKSNEMQRGAREVISPPKYQQPVQPSWSTRPSENRKSLPRDNAPSAAGTRVIPIQMEVSATETRDGRHSGHPQPQLRITIGMNNPSDQARAPFSPPTQRIMRVLSPQLVRMDDSNQQPELPTLNRTFQDSQPKTRIIPIQIEGGNGGANKSFGGRY; via the exons ATGGCGCAAAACGG GTACGGACCAGCCGCTGGACACATCGGCAGAATTCCCAACTACGGAAAAACTCAGGTCAAT CCAATGGGTGCCTATGAACCACCAGCGTGCATACAAAACGCTATGATGACAAAGGACAAGAAGCCTTTCACATACACGCCTGGTGGCCTCGATTTATCACAAATTCGGACTCCAAGCATGGCCAGAAGACTGGCCCGGCAGCGATCTCAAGAAGAACATGAACAAAACTACGCACAACAACCGACTAACGGCGGCTTCCATCCGCAAGGAGGACCAGCCCCACCCCCACCACCACCACCGCCACCAAAAATGCCCGTCCCCCCTCCTCCACCCCCAATAGTAATACAAGTACCCAACTCCAAATCCCCTAAACCGATTGTGCCCGGCGAACGACCTGAAATAGTAATTCCTGAAAACCCAATCGGAATGTTACGAAAAACGAACAGTCCTTACCATTGGGAGACAGAAAAGGCTGAGCTGCAGAAGTTAGGTAACACACCTAGATATGTGGATAAGGTTCCCAGTCCTTTGACTGTTAAAATGCCTCCTTCTACATTCACACAGCAACAGCCCCAGAGTTATAACTCTCCGCCGTCACACAACAATTTCCAGCGGTCTCCCTATGGTAATCAAAATAAGCCAGAGAGCCCAATTTACAGACCAGAGCCTCAGTATTCTCACCAGCACTCTTCATCCCCGCAAGGGTCACCACCGACGAGAGAAATTTTGCAACGACAGGACTCTCAATTTAACAAGAGCCCTCAGCCGTATGCAGGCCAGCCAATAAATAGCGGCTCTCCATACTCCCCTAGTCCTAACAACAACTGGAGGCAGCCAGAGAAAAGGGACTCACCTGCCAACAGTCCTCATTCTGCATCCTCGAATCGCAGTCAGTTCTCACCGAACGTCCAGCAATTCTCACCAAATAACCAACAATATTCACCGAACAACCAACAGTATTCCCCTAACTTCCAAAATCAAACTCCTCCAACCAACTCCTCTCCAGCTTTCCATACTTTACCAAGAGTTGGCCAAAGGAACGCAGATGTTCAAAACAATAACGTTACGTATAATAATACCAAACCAAGCCCTCCAGCGGAGACCAACGCAGCTCCCTGGAGAACTGCTACACTAAACAGACATCCTAGGGAGCAAGATAGTCAACaacctatttataataatactaactCGAATCAAGAACAACAAATCCCTCCATGGAAATCGAACCAGGCCACTAATAACGAGAGTGCCTATGTCCCGCCGTGGAAACAAGAAAATAAGGCTCAACAGCAGTATGTGCCGCCGTGGGTGAACACTCAGGACGCGAATAACAACAAGGTTCAAGAAAACCATGCACCATGGAGGACGCAGGAAGCTCCTGCTTCTCCACCGAAATCTAACCAACAGCAAGAGCAACCTCGTTACCAGTCAACCATGTCTATTCCTGTGACACCAAGAAAACAAAACTTCCAACAGGAGTACAACAACACACCACAAAAGGAGGCAGTATATGTAAACGAGGAACCAGTCTACTTCTGCCCTGAAAGTCCGAAATCTATACCTCCTTGGGTGAAGACACAAAAGGAAAAGACAAAGACTCCTCCACCAGCGTGGGTGCAGAGGCCATTGGAAGGCAGAAAGAGTTTATCGAGGGAGCTGAACACGCCACCAAGAGATTCAAACCAAGAACCTGAATGGGTGAAAAAGAGTAATGAGATGCAAAGAGGTGCTCGCGAAGTGATCAGTCCGCCAAAATACCAGCAACCTGTACAGCCCTCGTGGTCAACGAGGCCCTCAGAGAACCGCAAGAGTTTGCCAAGGGATAATGCACCTAGTGCTGCAGGAACAAGGGTTATTCCTATTCAGATGGAGGTGTCGGCTACTGAGACGAGGGATGGTAGGCACAGCGGTCACCCACAACCTCAGTTGAGGATAACGATTGGTATGAATAACCCTAGCGATCAAGCTCGCGCGCCTTTCTCGCCTCCCACCCAACGTATTATGAGGGTGTTGTCACCTCAGCTGGTGAGGATGGACGACTCCAACCAACAGCCAGAGCTGCCGACCCTGAACAGAACCTTCCAAGACAGTCAGCCGAAAACGAGGATAATACCGATACAGATTGAAGGCGGCAATGGCGGGGCAAacaaaag CTTCGGTGGGCGGTACTAA
- the LOC113499277 gene encoding pollen-specific leucine-rich repeat extensin-like protein 1 isoform X1: MAQNGYGPAAGHIGRIPNYGKTQVNPMGAYEPPACIQNAMMTKDKKPFTYTPGGLDLSQIRTPSMARRLARQRSQEEHEQNYAQQPTNGGFHPQGGPAPPPPPPPPPKMPVPPPPPPIVIQVPNSKSPKPIVPGERPEIVIPENPIGMLRKTNSPYHWETEKAELQKLGNTPRYVDKVPSPLTVKMPPSTFTQQQPQSYNSPPSHNNFQRSPYGNQNKPESPIYRPEPQYSHQHSSSPQGSPPTREILQRQDSQFNKSPQPYAGQPINSGSPYSPSPNNNWRQPEKRDSPANSPHSASSNRSQFSPNVQQFSPNNQQYSPNNQQYSPNFQNQTPPTNSSPAFHTLPRVGQRNADVQNNNVTYNNTKPSPPAETNAAPWRTATLNRHPREQDSQQPIYNNTNSNQEQQIPPWKSNQATNNESAYVPPWKQENKAQQQYVPPWVNTQDANNNKVQENHAPWRTQEAPASPPKSNQQQEQPRYQSTMSIPVTPRKQNFQQEYNNTPQKEAVYVNEEPVYFCPESPKSIPPWVKTQKEKTKTPPPAWVQRPLEGRKSLSRELNTPPRDSNQEPEWVKKSNEMQRGAREVISPPKYQQPVQPSWSTRPSENRKSLPRDNAPSAAGTRVIPIQMEVSATETRDGRHSGHPQPQLRITIGMNNPSDQARAPFSPPTQRIMRVLSPQLVRMDDSNQQPELPTLNRTFQDSQPKTRIIPIQIEGGNGGANKSVYYHKFTQEGPPRQSKAFRVLQIITGTEDLDDIQVMEKHHGFTDL, from the exons ATGGCGCAAAACGG GTACGGACCAGCCGCTGGACACATCGGCAGAATTCCCAACTACGGAAAAACTCAGGTCAAT CCAATGGGTGCCTATGAACCACCAGCGTGCATACAAAACGCTATGATGACAAAGGACAAGAAGCCTTTCACATACACGCCTGGTGGCCTCGATTTATCACAAATTCGGACTCCAAGCATGGCCAGAAGACTGGCCCGGCAGCGATCTCAAGAAGAACATGAACAAAACTACGCACAACAACCGACTAACGGCGGCTTCCATCCGCAAGGAGGACCAGCCCCACCCCCACCACCACCACCGCCACCAAAAATGCCCGTCCCCCCTCCTCCACCCCCAATAGTAATACAAGTACCCAACTCCAAATCCCCTAAACCGATTGTGCCCGGCGAACGACCTGAAATAGTAATTCCTGAAAACCCAATCGGAATGTTACGAAAAACGAACAGTCCTTACCATTGGGAGACAGAAAAGGCTGAGCTGCAGAAGTTAGGTAACACACCTAGATATGTGGATAAGGTTCCCAGTCCTTTGACTGTTAAAATGCCTCCTTCTACATTCACACAGCAACAGCCCCAGAGTTATAACTCTCCGCCGTCACACAACAATTTCCAGCGGTCTCCCTATGGTAATCAAAATAAGCCAGAGAGCCCAATTTACAGACCAGAGCCTCAGTATTCTCACCAGCACTCTTCATCCCCGCAAGGGTCACCACCGACGAGAGAAATTTTGCAACGACAGGACTCTCAATTTAACAAGAGCCCTCAGCCGTATGCAGGCCAGCCAATAAATAGCGGCTCTCCATACTCCCCTAGTCCTAACAACAACTGGAGGCAGCCAGAGAAAAGGGACTCACCTGCCAACAGTCCTCATTCTGCATCCTCGAATCGCAGTCAGTTCTCACCGAACGTCCAGCAATTCTCACCAAATAACCAACAATATTCACCGAACAACCAACAGTATTCCCCTAACTTCCAAAATCAAACTCCTCCAACCAACTCCTCTCCAGCTTTCCATACTTTACCAAGAGTTGGCCAAAGGAACGCAGATGTTCAAAACAATAACGTTACGTATAATAATACCAAACCAAGCCCTCCAGCGGAGACCAACGCAGCTCCCTGGAGAACTGCTACACTAAACAGACATCCTAGGGAGCAAGATAGTCAACaacctatttataataatactaactCGAATCAAGAACAACAAATCCCTCCATGGAAATCGAACCAGGCCACTAATAACGAGAGTGCCTATGTCCCGCCGTGGAAACAAGAAAATAAGGCTCAACAGCAGTATGTGCCGCCGTGGGTGAACACTCAGGACGCGAATAACAACAAGGTTCAAGAAAACCATGCACCATGGAGGACGCAGGAAGCTCCTGCTTCTCCACCGAAATCTAACCAACAGCAAGAGCAACCTCGTTACCAGTCAACCATGTCTATTCCTGTGACACCAAGAAAACAAAACTTCCAACAGGAGTACAACAACACACCACAAAAGGAGGCAGTATATGTAAACGAGGAACCAGTCTACTTCTGCCCTGAAAGTCCGAAATCTATACCTCCTTGGGTGAAGACACAAAAGGAAAAGACAAAGACTCCTCCACCAGCGTGGGTGCAGAGGCCATTGGAAGGCAGAAAGAGTTTATCGAGGGAGCTGAACACGCCACCAAGAGATTCAAACCAAGAACCTGAATGGGTGAAAAAGAGTAATGAGATGCAAAGAGGTGCTCGCGAAGTGATCAGTCCGCCAAAATACCAGCAACCTGTACAGCCCTCGTGGTCAACGAGGCCCTCAGAGAACCGCAAGAGTTTGCCAAGGGATAATGCACCTAGTGCTGCAGGAACAAGGGTTATTCCTATTCAGATGGAGGTGTCGGCTACTGAGACGAGGGATGGTAGGCACAGCGGTCACCCACAACCTCAGTTGAGGATAACGATTGGTATGAATAACCCTAGCGATCAAGCTCGCGCGCCTTTCTCGCCTCCCACCCAACGTATTATGAGGGTGTTGTCACCTCAGCTGGTGAGGATGGACGACTCCAACCAACAGCCAGAGCTGCCGACCCTGAACAGAACCTTCCAAGACAGTCAGCCGAAAACGAGGATAATACCGATACAGATTGAAGGCGGCAATGGCGGGGCAAacaaaag